A window of Paenibacillus sp. 19GGS1-52 contains these coding sequences:
- a CDS encoding glycosyltransferase family 4 protein, translated as MKIAIVTPWFTDSISGGAERFAGGIAKSLHDAGCNVEILTTCGKDSFWDWDKNFFEEGINEINGLSVRRFPLRKRNKKKYEEILGKLLNKEEIKYSEEMQLFHETVNSDAMYRYITENEDEYIFLFIPYIFGTSYWGSKMVPERSFLIPCLHDEDMAYLESIGHMFARVKGILFNTIEEQQLTEKLHNIDIEDSVISGGGVELNYIPDNTDFRKKYGIESDYFIYVGRLVGGKNVPQMLEFFNRYHNENRNDVKLLVVGKGEEQIIETIKQSKGIIHMGELNDGDKFNAIAGSIALIQPSLMESFSIVIMESWLCETPVIVHEGCAVTKGHCDRSEGGFYYKDYESFKSVLNIYLSSKGDAVEIGKKGKEYVEKEYTWEHTAKRIIEFLNKKGFSKEDLLS; from the coding sequence ATGAAGATAGCAATTGTAACTCCTTGGTTTACAGATAGTATTTCTGGAGGAGCGGAAAGATTTGCAGGCGGAATTGCAAAAAGTTTACATGATGCAGGTTGTAATGTTGAAATATTAACTACCTGCGGCAAAGATTCTTTTTGGGATTGGGATAAGAATTTCTTCGAAGAGGGGATCAATGAAATAAATGGATTGTCAGTTCGTAGATTTCCGCTTAGAAAAAGAAATAAAAAAAAATATGAAGAAATATTAGGTAAACTCCTTAATAAAGAAGAAATTAAATATTCTGAGGAAATGCAATTGTTTCATGAAACTGTAAATAGTGATGCAATGTATAGGTACATTACTGAAAATGAGGATGAATATATATTTCTCTTTATTCCGTATATTTTCGGTACTTCTTACTGGGGTAGCAAAATGGTTCCGGAAAGGAGTTTTTTAATTCCTTGTCTCCATGATGAAGATATGGCATATTTGGAATCTATAGGACATATGTTCGCTAGAGTGAAAGGGATTCTTTTTAATACAATCGAAGAGCAACAACTTACAGAAAAACTTCACAATATTGATATAGAGGATTCAGTTATTTCTGGAGGAGGAGTAGAACTCAATTATATTCCTGATAATACCGACTTCAGAAAAAAATATGGTATAGAAAGTGACTACTTCATATATGTAGGTAGACTAGTTGGTGGAAAAAACGTTCCTCAAATGCTTGAGTTTTTTAATAGATATCATAATGAGAATAGAAATGATGTAAAGCTTTTGGTGGTAGGAAAAGGCGAAGAACAGATAATAGAAACCATAAAACAATCCAAGGGTATCATTCATATGGGAGAATTAAATGATGGAGATAAATTTAATGCTATTGCAGGAAGTATAGCGTTAATACAACCTTCATTAATGGAGAGCTTTTCTATAGTTATTATGGAGAGCTGGCTCTGTGAAACTCCTGTAATTGTTCATGAAGGTTGTGCAGTAACCAAGGGACACTGTGACCGAAGTGAAGGTGGGTTTTACTACAAAGACTATGAATCGTTCAAGTCAGTGTTGAATATTTATCTATCATCAAAAGGAGATGCGGTGGAGATAGGAAAAAAGGGCAAGGAATATGTTGAGAAAGAATATACCTGGGAGCATACAGCTAAACGAATAATTGAATTTCTAAATAAAAAAGGGTTTAGCAAGGAGGATCTTTTATCTTGA
- a CDS encoding glycosyltransferase, with the protein MRILIDIQTLFTDEKKRGIGIYTYHWLETLTCQSVNDRFYLMKKKENKWYFCFISKFVDFDVRLIDERYWFEQDLEEFIIRKAIDIVHFTSPYMFDVDIPNIKNSKVKKSYLVYDLIPLALERDYYLKWPKNVQSLYDERSQKLKEADLILTISETSKQDLIKFLKIESKKINVIYASTNEILFNPKEKSKQKELLEDELGITTPFIYSLTGYDPRKNNKGLISAFSNLSRNHSNLKLVIGGIKQPIEQKEFIDFAISKGLSTDRLLLLGYVSEESLVALYQECEMFVFPSLYEGFGLPVLEAMRCGAPVITSNCSSLPEIVGQSAILVDPRSEQAIESAMENLLSDSVMRDKLIAQGYQQSRDFSWDFVVSKSLLNFKELVYGIINTKEDNINKPKLAYLSPFNPQTSGISDYSEELLFFLKNYYEITIFVNDYTPNNKFISETFEIIDISVHQGALEHFEKRLYHVGNNEYHKWIIEALEKYPGYIVLHDYNLFGFFMYTTYLKGNTDAFVHELIYNSGAEGEAAARSLLNSNTIPESQQFPLSNRVVDLSNGVIVHSNWVKKSILLNNSYNGVIEVIPHGFTLEPLEDEDTTKPRKLKNTNEFTIGVFGNVIPNKRIDVVIKTVSRLLETNEEVHLYIIGHAEESYKKELLKLVDDLKLKRKVTFIDSPDIDSFKTHIKESDLCINLRWPSMGETSGTLMRSLGYGIPCIVSNTGSYMEYPDECVWKVDIDGYEEELLLAYLIELCNNPRLRNEMSSNATRYVKEKCDFSITAGLYENFINFS; encoded by the coding sequence TTGAGAATTTTAATAGATATTCAAACACTATTCACAGATGAAAAAAAAAGAGGGATTGGAATATATACGTATCATTGGCTTGAGACTTTAACCTGTCAGAGTGTAAATGATAGATTCTATTTAATGAAGAAGAAAGAGAATAAATGGTATTTTTGTTTCATTTCAAAATTTGTTGATTTTGATGTAAGGCTAATTGATGAGAGATATTGGTTTGAACAAGATTTAGAGGAATTCATAATACGAAAGGCTATTGATATTGTCCATTTTACTAGCCCTTATATGTTTGATGTGGATATTCCTAATATAAAGAATAGTAAAGTGAAAAAGTCATATTTGGTTTACGATCTTATTCCTCTAGCGTTGGAACGGGATTATTATTTGAAATGGCCTAAGAATGTGCAATCTCTCTATGATGAGAGATCACAGAAATTAAAAGAGGCAGATCTGATATTAACAATATCAGAGACATCAAAGCAAGATCTTATTAAGTTTTTAAAAATTGAATCAAAAAAGATTAATGTTATATATGCTTCCACTAATGAAATATTGTTTAATCCCAAAGAGAAATCTAAGCAGAAGGAATTATTGGAAGATGAATTAGGAATAACCACCCCCTTCATATACTCTTTAACTGGATATGATCCCCGCAAAAACAATAAAGGGCTTATAAGTGCTTTCTCGAATTTGTCACGAAATCATAGCAATTTGAAATTGGTCATCGGTGGGATAAAACAACCTATAGAACAGAAGGAATTTATTGATTTCGCAATTAGTAAGGGATTGAGTACGGATCGCTTACTATTATTAGGATATGTTTCTGAAGAGTCTTTGGTTGCACTGTATCAGGAATGTGAGATGTTCGTTTTTCCTTCCTTATATGAAGGATTTGGATTGCCAGTTTTGGAAGCAATGAGATGTGGTGCCCCAGTTATTACAAGTAATTGTTCTTCATTACCTGAAATAGTAGGTCAATCTGCTATACTTGTAGATCCTAGAAGCGAACAAGCTATAGAAAGTGCAATGGAAAATTTGCTTTCAGATAGTGTGATGCGAGACAAACTCATTGCACAGGGATATCAACAATCTCGCGATTTTTCTTGGGATTTTGTCGTTTCTAAGAGCTTATTAAATTTTAAAGAATTGGTATATGGGATAATTAATACAAAAGAGGATAATATTAATAAACCTAAATTAGCATACCTTAGTCCGTTTAACCCTCAAACATCAGGGATCTCCGATTATAGTGAAGAGTTGCTATTTTTTTTAAAAAATTATTACGAAATAACTATTTTCGTTAACGATTATACACCAAATAACAAATTTATTAGCGAGACATTTGAAATTATTGACATTAGTGTACATCAAGGGGCATTGGAGCATTTTGAAAAAAGGCTTTACCATGTGGGTAATAACGAATACCATAAATGGATCATTGAAGCACTAGAAAAGTATCCAGGCTATATTGTACTGCACGATTATAATTTATTCGGATTCTTTATGTATACTACTTACCTAAAAGGAAATACGGATGCGTTTGTTCATGAATTAATATATAATAGCGGAGCTGAAGGTGAAGCTGCGGCAAGATCATTATTAAATTCAAATACAATTCCTGAAAGTCAACAGTTTCCACTTAGCAACAGAGTTGTTGATTTAAGTAATGGTGTCATCGTTCATAGTAATTGGGTTAAGAAGTCAATACTTTTAAATAACAGCTATAATGGTGTAATCGAGGTGATTCCTCATGGTTTTACTTTAGAACCTCTTGAGGATGAAGATACTACAAAACCACGCAAATTGAAGAACACAAATGAGTTCACAATAGGTGTTTTTGGAAATGTTATCCCAAATAAAAGAATTGATGTTGTTATAAAAACGGTATCAAGACTTTTGGAAACGAATGAAGAAGTGCATCTATACATTATTGGTCATGCTGAAGAAAGCTATAAAAAAGAATTATTAAAACTAGTAGACGATTTAAAGCTTAAAAGAAAAGTCACATTTATAGATTCACCAGATATTGATAGTTTTAAAACACATATCAAAGAAAGTGACTTATGTATTAATTTGCGTTGGCCTTCAATGGGAGAAACCTCAGGTACTTTAATGAGATCATTAGGATATGGCATTCCTTGTATT